Proteins co-encoded in one Quercus robur chromosome 8, dhQueRobu3.1, whole genome shotgun sequence genomic window:
- the LOC126695317 gene encoding cellulose synthase-like protein H1 isoform X2, whose amino-acid sequence MANPIALPLYKKIPRKNTLQRLFDILIFFLLLSLLIYRFLFLKNHGLTWLLAFLCESWFTFTWALVISTKWNPVEYKTHPDRLLQRVPELPSVDMFVTTVDPVLEPPIITVNTVLSLLAIDYPAHKLACYVSDDGCSPITYYSLVEASKFAKLWVPFCKKYNIHVRAPFRYFSSNPQTFGGSSSDFQQEWKRMKDEYERLSHKIEDAVQKSVPSDFNGDFAEFSNIERRNHPAIIKVIWENRTSLLDELPHLVYISREKRPKHPHHYKAGAMNVLARVSGLMTNAPYMLNVDCDMFVNNPKTALHAMCPLLDSKSENKIAFSQFPQVFYGGLKDDPYGNQMVVLFKYMGHGIAGLQGPFYGGTGCFHSRKVIYGLSPDDVDSENEKTANNILSNFGSSKELIKSGANALKGKTNPPPNLSNSIQASCQVSGSGYEYGTSWGTKVGWKYGSTTEDVHTGLMIHKRGWRSALLSPNPPAFLGCAPSGGPSVATQQKRWVTGLLEILFSKSCPIFATLFGELQFRQCLAYLWVFMWGLRSIPELCYAALPAYCLITNSHFLPKVQEPTLYVLAAIFIIYNVYTLSEYLRSGQSVRAWWNNQRMSRINTMNAWLFGFLSVILKLLGISETVFEVTQKDQSSDDASDAEAGRFTFNESPIFLPGTTILVVHLTALVVSLLKLQPPARDGQGSGLGEVFCSVYLVLCFWPFLKGLFGKGRHGIPSSTICKSIALALLFGYFCRRATIG is encoded by the exons ATGGCCAACCCGATCGCTCTCcctctatataaaaaaatcccACGTAAAAACACTTTACAAAGACTCTTTGATATCCtaatcttcttccttctcctttctcTTCTTATTTATCGTTTTCTCTTCCTCAAAAATCATGGTCTCACTTGGTTGCTTGCCTTCCTATGCGAGTCATGGTTCACCTTCACTTGGGCTCTCGTCATCAGCACCAAATGGAATCCTGTTGAATATAAAACGCATCCAGACCGACTCTTACAACG GGTACCTGAACTTCCATCGGTGGACATGTTTGTGACAACTGTGGACCCTGTGCTAGAACCACCTATCATCACAGTAAACACCGTGCTCTCTTTGTTGGCAATTGATTATCCAGCTCACAAGCTAGCTTGTTACGTATCAGATGATGGTTGTTCTCCAATCACTTACTACTCTCTTGTGGAAGCCTCAAAGTTTGCCAAGCTTTGGGTTCCATTTTGTAAGAAGTACAATATTCATGTTAGAGCCCCCTTTCGATACTTTTCTAGTAACCCCCAAACTTTCGGTGGTAGTTCAAGTGATTTTCAacaggaatggaaaagaatgaag GATGAGTATGAGCGACTTAGCCACAAAATTGAGGATGCGGTCCAAAAGTCCGTGCCAAGTGATTTTAATGGAGACTTTGCAGAATTCTCGAACATAGAACGCAGAAACCATCCAGCTATTATCAAG gTTATATGGGAGAACAGGACAAGTCTTCTAGATGAATTGCCACATTTGGTTTATATATCAAGAGAGAAGCGACCAAAACATCCACATCATTACAAAGCAGGAGCCATGAATGTTCTC GCCAGAGTCTCTGGTTTGATGACGAATGCTCCCTATATGTTGAATGTAGACTGTGATATGTTTGTCAACAATCCAAAAACTGCTCTTCATGCAATGTGCCCACTACTGGATTCCaagagtgaaaacaaaattgcaTTTTCTCAATTCCCACAAGTGTTCTATGGTGGATTAAAGGATGACCCATACGGTAATCAAATGGTGGTTTTATTTAAA TATATGGGGCATGGAATAGCAGGACTTCAAGGACCTTTTTATGGTGGAACAGGATGCTTTCACAGCCGGAAAGTTATCTATGGTCTATCTCCAGATGATGTAGATTCAGAAAATG AAAAAACAGCTAATAACattctttcaaattttgggaGTTCAAAGGAGTTGATCAAATCAGGTGCTAATGCTTTAAAAGGGAAGACAAATCCACCACCCAATCTTTCGAATTCTATTCAGGCATCATGCCAAGTCAGTGGTTCTGGTTATGAGTATGGTACTAGTTGGGGTACAAAG GTTGGATGGAAATATGGATCGACCACAGAAGATGTCCACACTGGACTAATGATCCATAAAAGAGGTTGGAGGTCGGCCCTTTTATCACCAAACCCACCGGCCTTTTTAGGGTGCGCACCCTCAGGTGGGCCTTCCGTAGCAACCCAACAAAAGAGGTGGGTAACAGGCCTACTTGAAATTCTTTTTAGCAAAAGTTGTCCTATATTTGCTACTCTCTTTGGAGAGCTTCAATTTAGGCAATGTTTGGCATATTTATGGGTCTTCATGTGGGGCCTACGCTCCATCCCCGAGCTATGCTATGCTGCTTTGCCTGCGTATTGTCTCATCACCAACTCCCACTTCTTGCCCAAG GTGCAAGAACCAACACTATATGTACTAGCTGCTATCTTCATCATTTACAACGTATACACTTTATCCGAGTACCTAAGAAGCGGCCAATCAGTTCGAGCATGGTGGAATAATCAAAGAATGTCACGAATAAACACAATGAATGCATGGTTATTCGGATTTCTCAGTGTGATACTTAAGCTCTTAGGAATATCTGAGACAGTCTTTGAAGTAACACAAAAAGACCAATCTAGTGATGATGCCAGTGATGCTGAAGCAGGAAGGTTCACCTTCAACGAGTCCCCAATTTTCTTGCCTGGTACAACCATTTTGGTGGTGCACTTGACAGCGTTGGTTGTAAGTTTATTAAAGTTGCAACCTCCAGCTCGTGATGGGCAAGGGTCTGGGCTAGGGGAGGTATTTTGTAGTGTGTATTTGGTGTTATGCTTCTGGCCATTTTTGAAGGGATTATTTGGGAAAGGAAGACATGGGATTCCCTCATCTACAATATGCAAGTCAATTGCTTTAGCGTTACTTTTTGGGTACTTTTGTAGAAGGGCTACAATAGGTTGA